The region TATAATTAAAATTATATTAAAATATTAAAGGTAGTTGAGACGTTAAGTTGTCCGTCATGCCTGTATCATAAGCTGATAACATTTGCGTAGAAGATAAACACGATACTCGCATTATCTCTTGGTCAGCAAAGCCCATTTTTTTTAGATATGCTAGAGCACTAGCTCGTAGAACATGAGGTGTTACTTTAATTGGAGAATTAATATCACCTTCAGCCAACTTAAAATAATAATAAACCTGATTGATTGCTACCTGTTGTCCTTCACCGGAAACAAAAACCCAACCCTCTCTATTCCCAAGATAATCTTGCAACTCTTGCATTAAGAAATTAGGATAGCTTACCTTCACCTCTTGGTATCTATTTTGTCTCTTTTTTACCTTGAATGTAACCTGATTCTTAGCAAAGGATATGTCTTCAGTCCTTAAAGATATTACCTCGGTTAATTTTCTGACTCCTTGTATGATCAACTTGCCTATCAGATAGTCCCTAAAACTAATCTTTTTCAAAGCATCAAAAAATAACAACCACTCTCTTTTCGAGATAAATTCTGTCTTCACCTTATCTCTAATCTTATAAAAAGTTGGGTTCCCAAAGTCCTTAGAAGGACTGGCGTGTTTAATAACCCCTTTGGTTAATCGATAAAGAAACTTGGTAAAAGATATATAACATGCTGCTCTAGCTTGTTTTGATGCCTCTGAAACCGGCTTCCCAGAGTAAGTGAAAGTTAAAGATTTTATTCTGTTCAGAATATCACAATGATCACAACAGACTAAACCTTCCAATTTCATGGAACCATCTAATATATGATTGGCTACTAGAAACTTGATACCCGAAGCGTAATTCTTTCTAGTAATAGGAGATAAGGTTGCTAACCATACATTAGCTGCTTCTAATACTGTCAGAAATAATCTACTCTTGTGGTGGTGACTCAAACCGCTCATACTCAGTCTCAATATTTTGTAATGTACAAGTCTTGCGCAGTCTAAGTTTTTTTCAACCAAAAGTCTACCACCTAAAGTTGCAAAGTCTACCACCTAAAGTTGCAAAGTCTACCACCTAAAGTTGCAAAGTCTACCACCTAAAGTTGCAATTCTTCTCGGGATTTCTCAGGTTTAAATTCTTAAAAAGTATATTAATACTTTTTATTTGCTGCTGATTTGAGTCAGCATCTGATATCTACCTTAAGAGTTTTCTCGAACAGTTGATGCAGTAAGTTTTTGTTATATTCAGAAAGCTCTAAACCAGAAGAAACTATTTTTAAAATATCTATAAGTTTCTCAGAAACTTCCTTATTCTTTTCCTCAAAATCTACACACCGTTCTGTCTGAGAAGACTTTAAAGGAGGTAGGAACTTATTTAATACATCGATAGCTAGAGCATTCGATAAACCGCTAATCTTTCCCAAAACCTTAAGTTTATCTTTAACAGATCCTTTTCTAGAAGCTAATAGATATGCCGTTTTATACGGTATTGACTGGAATAAAGACTTGGTATTCTTATCAGGAAGGCTAATGAATAACTCGTAATATCCTAGGGCGTTATAAGCTGAAGACTTTGTACGAAAAACAAGATTTATCCAAGATGAAAATGTTGTATCAGGAGAATTCATGTTTTTTAAGATTTCTCTGACCTTATAGATTTTCTCTCCTATTAAAAGAACGTGTTGTTTTTGTATGGATTTAATTTGCCCAGTAAGTAGCTTAATAGAAGCTAATCCTCTATTATATTCTTCATCGAACTTACTATTTTGGCTAACTACTAAGTTTTCTATTTGCTCCTTTTCAATATCACTTAGAGATACTGAAAACACATCCATAGCGAATTCCTTTTTAAGAAATTCTTTAGTTGTGTTTTCTTGATTCTTTTGAAAAAAAGCGGATGCTTCTTTAGTTAATTTACTCACAGAGTTTCCTG is a window of Chlamydia psittaci 6BC DNA encoding:
- a CDS encoding tyrosine-type recombinase/integrase, which codes for MSGLSHHHKSRLFLTVLEAANVWLATLSPITRKNYASGIKFLVANHILDGSMKLEGLVCCDHCDILNRIKSLTFTYSGKPVSEASKQARAACYISFTKFLYRLTKGVIKHASPSKDFGNPTFYKIRDKVKTEFISKREWLLFFDALKKISFRDYLIGKLIIQGVRKLTEVISLRTEDISFAKNQVTFKVKKRQNRYQEVKVSYPNFLMQELQDYLGNREGWVFVSGEGQQVAINQVYYYFKLAEGDINSPIKVTPHVLRASALAYLKKMGFADQEIMRVSCLSSTQMLSAYDTGMTDNLTSQLPLIF
- a CDS encoding CT583 family protein — protein: MSKLTKEASAFFQKNQENTTKEFLKKEFAMDVFSVSLSDIEKEQIENLVVSQNSKFDEEYNRGLASIKLLTGQIKSIQKQHVLLIGEKIYKVREILKNMNSPDTTFSSWINLVFRTKSSAYNALGYYELFISLPDKNTKSLFQSIPYKTAYLLASRKGSVKDKLKVLGKISGLSNALAIDVLNKFLPPLKSSQTERCVDFEEKNKEVSEKLIDILKIVSSGLELSEYNKNLLHQLFEKTLKVDIRC